In the Dyella humicola genome, GCCATGGGACACCTGTAGGGGGGCACGGTGACGCGGTGGATTGTTGCGTGTGTCGCAGCGATTAAGAACTCTTCAGCGCGGCATCCACAATCTGCTGCGCTTCCTGCAGGATGGATTTCAAATGGGCCTCGTCCTTGAAGCTCTCCGCATAGATCTTGTAAATGTCTTCGGTTCCCGACGGGCGCGCTGCAAACCAGCCACTGCTCGAGGTCACCTTGATGCCGCCGATCGCTGCGTCATTGCCGGGCGCGCGGTCCAACACCTGCTCGATCGGCTCACCCGCCAGCTGCTTGCCCTGCACCTGCTGCGGCGAGAGCTTTGCCAGCGCAGCCTTCTGTGCCGGCGTTGCGGGCGCTTCCACCCGGTCGGCATAAGGCTGGCCCAGTGCGCCGACCAGATCGCCGTAGAGTTCGCCGGGATCGCGTCCACGACGCGCCGTGATTTCCGCAGACAACAGGGCTGCGGTGATGCCGTCCTTGTCGGTGGTCCAAACCGAGCCGTCCCGTCGAAGAAACGACGCGCCTGCACTCTCCTCCCCGCCGAAACCGAGCGAGCCGCCGAACAGGCCGTCGACGAACCATTTGAACCCTACCGGCACCTCGTAGAGCTTGCGCTGCAGGCGCATGGCCACGCGATCGATCAGTGCCGTGCTCACCACCGTCTTGCCCACCGCGGCAGCACCACCCCATTTCGGTCGATGCTGGAACAGGTAATCGATCAGGACGGCAAGATAGTGGTTGGCCACCAACAGACCGCTGCTGCGCGTGACGATGCCATGGCGGTCGTGATCGGTATCGCAGGCGAAGGCAACGTCGTACTGGCTCTTCAGTCCGATCAGCCGTTGCATGGCGTAGGACGAAGAAGGATCCATGCGGATCTTGCCGTCCCAGTCGACCGTCATGAAGGCAAACTGCGCATCCACTTCTTCGCTGACCACGGTGAGGTCGATCTTGTAGCGTTCCGCGATCGGCTTCCAGTAGTGCACACCAGCCCCGCCGAGCGGATCGACGCCCAAGTGGATACCGGCGCTGCGGATCGCCTCGAAATCGACCACGCCGCCCAGATCGCCGATGTAAGCGTCCAGGAAATCGTATTCATGCGTGGTGCCCGCATGGCGCGCCCGACTGAGCGGCACGCGGCGGACGTCCTTGAGCCCACCTTCGAGCAGCGCATTGGCACGATTCTGGATCCAGCCGGTGATGTCGGTGTCGGCAGGGCCGCCATTGGGCGGGTTGTATTTGAAGCCGCCGTTGTCAGGCGGATTATGCGATGGCGTGACCACGATGCCGTCGGCTTGCCCTGCCGAGCGTCCGTGGTTGTGGCCGAGGATGGCGTGCGAGATCACCGGCGTCGGCGTGTACTCGCCACCCACGGCGAGCATCGTCTCAACGCCGTTGGCGGCCAGCACCTCCAGCGCGCTGTCCTGCGCCGGTGGCGACAGCGCGTGGGTGTCGATGCCCATGAAGAGCGGACCATCGATGCCCTTGCTCTTGCGGTACTCGCAGATGGCCTGAGTGATGGCCAGCACGTGCCACTCATTGAAGCTACGCTCAAACGAACTGCCGCGATGCCCGGACGTACCGAATTGCACGCGCTGCGTGGGCTCGGCAGGATCAGGTTGCAGATCGGTATAGGCCGCGACCAGTTTCGCCACATCGACCAGTAGGGATGGCGGCGCGGGCTTGCCTGCCAGTGGACTGATGGTCGTGCTCACGAGCGCGCATTCCGTCTTTTACGGTACAGCCGGATCAAGGCATTGGTGGAACTGTCGTGATCCAGCTCGGGTTCGCCCGGATCGGCTATTTGCGCAGCCGTGCGCTTGGCCAGGGCCTTGCCCAGTTCCACGCCCCACTGATCGAAGGAATCGATACCCCAGATCACGCCTTGCACGAAAACGCTGTGCTCGTAGAGCGCCACCAGGCTACCCAGCGCATAAGGGTCGAGCCGCTGCGCGAAAATCGTCGTGCTGGGCCGGTTTCCCTCAAATCGCCGTTGCGGCACCAGGGCAGGCGCGGTCCCTTCGGCCCTCACCTCGGCGGCGGTCTTGCCGAAGGCGAGCGCCTCGCCCTGTGCGATCAGGTTGGCGATCAACAGGTCATGCTGGTCATTACCATGCGTATCGATCAAGGGATTGAGCGGCTGGTAGAAACCGATGAAATCACACGGAATCAGTCGCGTGCCCTGGTGTATGAGCTGGTAAAACGAATGCTGGCCGTTGGTGCCCGGCTCGCCCCAATAGATCGGTCCGGTGTCGTAATCCACACGCACGCCGTCGAGCGTCACATGCTTGCCATTGCTCTCCATGGTCAACTGCTGCAGATAGGCCGGAAAGCGCTTGAGGTACTGCTCGTAGGGCAGCACGGCCACCGTCGCCGCATCGAGAAAGTTGGTATTCCAGATCGCCAGCAGCCCCATGATCACCGGCAGGTTCTGTGCCATCGGCGCACTCAGGAAATGCTCGTCCATGGCGTGGAAGCCGGCCAGCATGGCGCGAAACTGGTCGTCACCGATGGCCAGCATGGTGGAAAGGCCAATGGCCGAATCCATCGAGTAGCGCCCACCGACCCAGTCCCAGAATCCGTACATGTGCTCGGTATCGATGCCGAACTCCGCCACGCCCTTGGTGTTGGTCGACACGGCCACGAAGTGCTTGGCGATGGCGCCGCCCTTTTCGGCGTCGGAACCGCCCAGGCCGTGGAGACACCAGTCGCGCGCCGCATGCGCATTGGTCAGGGTTTCCTGCGTGGTGAAGGTCTTGGAGCAGACGATGAAAAGCGTCTCGGCGGGATCGAGGTCACGCGTGGCCTCGGCAAAGTCAGTGCCGTCTACATTCGACACAAAGCGGAACGTCATGTCGCGCTGGCTGTAGTGGCGAAGCGCCTCATAGGCCATCACCGGCCCGAGATCCGAGCCACCAATGCCGATGCTGATCACGTTGCGGATGCGCTTGCCGGTGTGTCCCTTCCAGTCACCGTTGCGGACCGATTGGGTAAACGTGGCCATGCGATCGAGCACCGCGTGGACCTTGGGAACCACGTTGCTACCGTCCACTTCAATGCTTGCATCGGCGGGTGCGCGTAAGGCGATATGCAGTACCGGGCGGTTCTCGGTGGTGTTGATGCGATCACCCTTGAACATCGCGGCGCGGTGCTCCGGCAAGCCGCAGGCCTCGGCCAGCTCGCCAAGCAGTCGCAGCGTCTCGTCGGTGACTCGCTGCTTGGAATAATCGATATACAGGCCCACGGCCTCGGCGTGCATGCGTTCGCCGCGCGCTCCATCGGAGGCGAACAGGTCGCGCAGATGTGCCTTCCCCACCTGTGCCACGTGCTGCTCGAGCGCATGCCATGAAGACAGCCGCGTAAGATTGGGCGACGCGGGGCCGCCAGCCTGGGCGTTCATGATGCGGCCCGCGCAAGTTCTGCGGTCTTGTCCGCAATACGCTGCAACAGCTGCTGCCAGGACGCGACGAAGGACTTTGCGCCATCCTGCTGAAGCTGGCTGGCCAGCGCGTTCAGATCGATACCGGCCTTCGTGTATGTCGCGAGCACCCTGGTCGCGTCACCACCGTCTTCGGCCATGACTCCTTTCAACGAACCATGCTGGCCGAACGCAAGCAGGGTCTTTTCCGGCATGGTGTCGACGGTGTCGGGTGCGGCGAGGGCTTCCACGTAGAGCGTGTCCGATGCGGACGGATCCTTGGTGCCCGTGCTCGCCCACAACAGGCGCTGCGCCCGGGCACCGGCATCGGCAAGTGCACGCCA is a window encoding:
- the pgi gene encoding glucose-6-phosphate isomerase: MNAQAGGPASPNLTRLSSWHALEQHVAQVGKAHLRDLFASDGARGERMHAEAVGLYIDYSKQRVTDETLRLLGELAEACGLPEHRAAMFKGDRINTTENRPVLHIALRAPADASIEVDGSNVVPKVHAVLDRMATFTQSVRNGDWKGHTGKRIRNVISIGIGGSDLGPVMAYEALRHYSQRDMTFRFVSNVDGTDFAEATRDLDPAETLFIVCSKTFTTQETLTNAHAARDWCLHGLGGSDAEKGGAIAKHFVAVSTNTKGVAEFGIDTEHMYGFWDWVGGRYSMDSAIGLSTMLAIGDDQFRAMLAGFHAMDEHFLSAPMAQNLPVIMGLLAIWNTNFLDAATVAVLPYEQYLKRFPAYLQQLTMESNGKHVTLDGVRVDYDTGPIYWGEPGTNGQHSFYQLIHQGTRLIPCDFIGFYQPLNPLIDTHGNDQHDLLIANLIAQGEALAFGKTAAEVRAEGTAPALVPQRRFEGNRPSTTIFAQRLDPYALGSLVALYEHSVFVQGVIWGIDSFDQWGVELGKALAKRTAAQIADPGEPELDHDSSTNALIRLYRKRRNARS
- the pgm gene encoding phosphoglucomutase (alpha-D-glucose-1,6-bisphosphate-dependent), whose product is MSTTISPLAGKPAPPSLLVDVAKLVAAYTDLQPDPAEPTQRVQFGTSGHRGSSFERSFNEWHVLAITQAICEYRKSKGIDGPLFMGIDTHALSPPAQDSALEVLAANGVETMLAVGGEYTPTPVISHAILGHNHGRSAGQADGIVVTPSHNPPDNGGFKYNPPNGGPADTDITGWIQNRANALLEGGLKDVRRVPLSRARHAGTTHEYDFLDAYIGDLGGVVDFEAIRSAGIHLGVDPLGGAGVHYWKPIAERYKIDLTVVSEEVDAQFAFMTVDWDGKIRMDPSSSYAMQRLIGLKSQYDVAFACDTDHDRHGIVTRSSGLLVANHYLAVLIDYLFQHRPKWGGAAAVGKTVVSTALIDRVAMRLQRKLYEVPVGFKWFVDGLFGGSLGFGGEESAGASFLRRDGSVWTTDKDGITAALLSAEITARRGRDPGELYGDLVGALGQPYADRVEAPATPAQKAALAKLSPQQVQGKQLAGEPIEQVLDRAPGNDAAIGGIKVTSSSGWFAARPSGTEDIYKIYAESFKDEAHLKSILQEAQQIVDAALKSS